Proteins encoded together in one Pseudomonas arsenicoxydans window:
- a CDS encoding Fic family protein, with protein sequence MKKPPVLTGRSDRVFDLLAQTPHRERLCDYLALLKPLDDQGRYLPFDELRYRWAPGMDPGLCWALVKKARTAQYSSLLPLGEPAQWGNFVLTPLAQKTISAVDRQATTASLEYMTSQIVEHAHFSYLLNDLIEDEAISSSQLEGAATTTRVAKDMLKRKRQPRTPDERMVVGNYKMMNFAWEKRYEPLSAELMTAMHRVGVEGIDDAQYSPGAFRTNDDVVVQDGEGNTVHTPPPAAGLGARLQVLANWLNRSHDDPEREGYVHPLIKGIALHFALGYEHPFRDGNGRVARALFYWFMFKNDFSAFRYIAISILLRNAPVKYGRSYLNTEADDLDLTYFIDFQCSVILRAVSGFTEAYRKSLAYTELFDRWLTESGFFDRLTEKQRAIYHVAKSGMAKEFTAFNVKENLDCSYGTASATLNGLVELNVFEKRKMGREWVFFLRAASTT encoded by the coding sequence ATGAAAAAACCACCCGTGCTGACAGGGAGGTCGGACCGGGTATTCGACCTGTTGGCACAAACACCCCATAGAGAGCGCCTCTGTGACTACCTCGCCTTGCTCAAACCGCTGGATGATCAGGGACGGTATCTTCCATTCGACGAGTTACGCTACCGCTGGGCGCCAGGAATGGATCCGGGGCTGTGCTGGGCGCTGGTGAAGAAGGCCCGGACCGCACAGTATTCAAGCCTTCTTCCACTTGGCGAGCCAGCACAGTGGGGCAACTTTGTGCTGACGCCCTTGGCGCAAAAAACCATTTCGGCCGTCGATCGACAAGCCACAACGGCTTCGCTGGAGTACATGACCAGCCAGATTGTCGAGCATGCGCATTTCAGTTATCTGCTCAATGACCTGATCGAAGACGAAGCCATCAGTAGCAGTCAGCTTGAAGGTGCGGCAACCACCACTCGGGTGGCCAAGGACATGCTTAAGCGCAAACGCCAACCGCGCACTCCAGATGAGCGAATGGTCGTAGGCAACTACAAAATGATGAACTTCGCTTGGGAAAAGCGCTACGAGCCGTTAAGTGCTGAGTTGATGACGGCAATGCACAGGGTCGGTGTCGAAGGTATCGACGATGCGCAGTACTCTCCGGGGGCGTTCAGAACCAATGACGATGTGGTCGTGCAGGACGGAGAAGGCAACACAGTTCATACGCCGCCACCTGCGGCTGGGCTGGGGGCGCGATTACAAGTGCTGGCGAACTGGCTCAACCGGTCGCACGACGATCCCGAACGCGAGGGCTACGTCCATCCTTTGATCAAAGGCATCGCACTGCATTTCGCTCTGGGTTATGAGCATCCTTTTCGTGATGGCAACGGCCGAGTCGCGCGGGCGCTGTTCTACTGGTTCATGTTCAAGAATGATTTTTCGGCGTTTCGCTACATCGCGATCAGCATTTTGCTACGCAATGCGCCGGTGAAGTATGGCCGGTCTTATCTCAATACCGAGGCTGATGATTTGGACCTGACGTATTTCATCGACTTTCAGTGTTCAGTGATTTTGCGCGCTGTCAGTGGTTTTACTGAGGCCTATCGGAAAAGTCTGGCGTATACGGAGCTTTTTGATCGCTGGCTGACAGAATCCGGATTTTTCGATCGATTGACCGAAAAGCAGCGCGCTATTTACCACGTAGCCAAAAGCGGGATGGCGAAGGAGTTTACGGCCTTCAACGTGAAGGAAAATCTGGACTGCTCGTACGGCACAGCGTCAGCCACGTTAAACGGGCTGGTTGAGTTGAACGTGTTCGAGAAAAGGAAGATGGGACGCGAGTGGGTTTTCTTTCTACGTGCTGCATCGACGACCTGA
- a CDS encoding DUF4197 domain-containing protein, which produces MLRPTLRFASLCAGLMISASALALSLTDLSQKDATGGLKDALTQGAQLAVKQLGTPGGFSNNPDVKIELPGKLGKVASKMKQFGMGDQVTELETSMNKAAETAVTQAQPILVDAVKKMSVDDAKGILSGGNDSATQYLSKTSREQIRLKFLPIVKQATDQVGLAKQYNTFAGQAATMGVLDTKNANIESYVTEQALNGLFEMIGKQEQTIRQNPAAAATSLAKKVFGTL; this is translated from the coding sequence ATGCTCCGCCCTACCCTTCGCTTTGCCAGCCTCTGTGCAGGCTTGATGATCTCCGCCAGCGCGCTGGCGCTGTCGCTCACTGACCTGTCGCAAAAAGACGCCACCGGCGGTCTCAAGGATGCCTTGACTCAAGGTGCGCAACTGGCCGTCAAACAACTCGGTACACCGGGCGGGTTCAGCAACAACCCGGACGTGAAAATCGAACTGCCGGGCAAACTGGGCAAAGTCGCCAGTAAAATGAAGCAGTTCGGTATGGGCGATCAGGTCACTGAGCTGGAAACCAGCATGAACAAAGCCGCTGAAACCGCTGTGACCCAGGCGCAGCCGATCCTTGTGGATGCGGTCAAGAAGATGAGTGTCGACGATGCCAAAGGCATTCTCAGCGGCGGTAACGACTCGGCAACTCAGTACCTGAGCAAAACCAGCCGCGAACAGATCCGCCTCAAGTTCCTGCCGATCGTGAAGCAAGCCACCGATCAGGTTGGCCTGGCCAAGCAATACAACACGTTTGCCGGTCAGGCAGCGACCATGGGCGTGCTGGATACCAAGAACGCCAACATCGAGAGCTACGTCACCGAGCAGGCATTGAACGGCTTGTTCGAGATGATCGGCAAACAGGAACAAACCATCCGCCAGAACCCGGCTGCTGCAGCGACGAGTTTGGCGAAGAAGGTGTTTGGTACGCTTTAA